From the genome of Perca flavescens isolate YP-PL-M2 chromosome 12, PFLA_1.0, whole genome shotgun sequence, one region includes:
- the lingo3b gene encoding leucine-rich repeat and immunoglobulin-like domain-containing nogo receptor-interacting protein 3 — translation MIGSPGSGGRALVPWPRMWRWVLAASLVAVITLTLPGSGQACPPRCECSAQLRSVSCQRRRLINIPEGIPTETQLLDLSKNRLRWVQAGDLAPYPRLEEVDLSENLIATLEPNAFATLQSLKVLKLRGNQLKLVPLGAFAKLGNLTSLDLSENKMVILLDYTFQDLRSLKHLEVGDNDLVYISHKAFSGLLGLEDLTIERCNLTSISGQTLSYLRSLVTLRLRHLSIVALEDQNFRKLSNLRGLDIDHWPYLEYISPVSFQGLDLHCLSITNTNITSVPSASFKNLVHLTHLNLSYNPISTLEPWAFKDLLRLKELIMVSTGLMTVELHAFGGLRQIRVLNFSSNDLQTLEEGSFHSVNSLETLRVDGNPLMCDCRLLWILQRRKTLNFDGRVPVCAGPVEVQGVSLSAFTDSALFDHFTCQKPKIRNRKMQQVVAREGQPVSFLCRAEGEPAPSIVWISPQRRRITAKSSGRITVLPSGTLEIRYAQLTDSGTYICIASNAGGNDTYFATLTVRGQPLDAASAFFLNRSLYSGEFFNDTNLNSTRVYLKFTLDLTTILVSTAMGCITFLGVVLFCFLLLFVWSRGRGQRKNNFTVEYSFRKSEPVTGSSSGGTRKFNMKMI, via the exons ATGATTGGCTCTCCTGGCTCTGGTGGGCGTGCCTTAGTGCCATGGCCGAGGATGTGGCGATGGGTCCTGGCTGCTTCTCTGGTTGCCGTGATAACCTTGACGCTGCCAGGAAGTGGCCAGGCCTGTCCGCCACGGTGCGAGTGCTCGGCTCAGCTGAGGTCGGTGTCGTGCCAGCGGCGGCGCCTCATCAACATCCCAGAGGGCATCCCCACCGAGACGCAACTCCTGGACCTCAGCAAGAACCGGCTCCGCTGGGTGCAAGCAGGAGACCTGGCACCGTACCCGCGGCTGGAGGAGGTGGACCTCAGTGAGAACCTTATCGCCACATTAGAGCCCAATGCCTTCGCCACCCTCCAGAGTCTTAAAGTCTTGAAGTTAAGGGGAAACCAGCTGAAGTTAGTGCCCCTGGGGGCTTTCGCCAAGCTGGGCAATCTGACCAGCCTGGACCTGAGCGAGAACAAGATGGTGATTTTATTGGACTACACCTTCCAGGATCTGAGGAGTCTGAAACATTTGGAGGTGGGAGACAACGACCTGGTTTATATTTCCCACAAG GCATTCTCAGGGCTGCTGGGGCTGGAGGATCTCACAATAGAGCGCTGCAACCTGACATCCATCTCTGGCCAGACGCTGTCCTACCTGCGCAGCCTGGTCACCCTTCGCCTCCGTCATCTCAGCATCGTTGCCCTGGAGGACCAAAACTTCCGAAAGCTCTCCAACCTGCGGGGTCTGGACATTGATCACTGGCCGTACCTGGAGTACATCTCCCCTGTTAGTTTCCAGGGCCTGGACCTCCACTGTCTCTCCATCACCAACACCAACATCACCTCTGTCCCCTCCGCTTCCTTCAAAAACCTGGTGCACCTCACACACCTCAACTTGTCCTACAATCCCATCAGCACACTAGAGCCCTGGGCCTTCAAGGACCTGCTGAGGCTGAAGGAGCTCATCATGGTAAGCACAGGGTTGATGACAGTGGAGCTCCATGCCTTTGGAGGCCTTCGACAGATCCGAGTTCTCAACTTCTCCTCCAACGACCTGCAAACTCTGGAAGAGGGCTCCTTCCACTCTGTCAACAGTCTGGAGACCCTCAGAGTGGATGGGAACCCCCTGATGTGTGACTGCCGTCTGTTGTGGATCCTGCAAAGACGCAAGACCCTCAACTTTGACGGCAGAGTGCCGGTGTGTGCGGGGCCGGTGGAGGTGCAAGGGGTCAGCCTCAGCGCCTTCACCGATTCTGCACTCTTCGACCACTTTACATGCCAGAAACCTAAGATACGCAACCGTAAGATGCAGCAG GTGGTCGCTCGTGAGGGCCAACCGGTGAGTTTTCTGTGTCGAGCCGAAGGAGAACCTGCACCTTCTATTGTCTGGATTTCCCCGCAGCGCAGACGGATCACAGCTAAGAGTTCAGGGCGCATTACCGTTCTCCCTAGTGGCACCCTGGAGATCCGCTACGCCCAGCTTACCGACAGCGGAACATACATCTGCATCGCCAGTAACGCCGGAGGCAATGACACCTACTTTGCCACACTCACAGTGCGTGGCCAGCCGCTGGATGCTGCCTCAGCCTTCTTTCTCAACCGCTCGCTGTACAGCGGCGAGTTCTTCAACGACACAAATCTGAACAGCACGCGCGTTTATCTTAAGTTCACCTTGGACCTGACCACCATCTTGGTCTCCACAGCAATGGGTTGCATCACGTTCCTGGGGGTGGTTCTCTTCTGTTTCCTGCTGTTGTTTGTGTGGAGCCGGGGACGCGGGCAACGCAAGAACAACTTCACAGTGGAGTACTCCTTCCGGAAATCTGAACCCGTCACAGGCAGCTCCTCGGGAGGGACCAGGAAGTTCAACATGAAAATGATATGA